In Anguilla rostrata isolate EN2019 chromosome 1, ASM1855537v3, whole genome shotgun sequence, a genomic segment contains:
- the LOC135257723 gene encoding fucolectin-2-like isoform X2 — MKVRMIIVLFLILAISTLKSDSADVPDGFIQENVALRGKATQSDILKGGGTPFSLPGNAIDGNRDSDFYHGSCTHTSGGANPWWRVDLLQVYTITSVTITNRGDCCGERISGARILIGKHLKNNGINNPQCSVIGFMAAGETRTFHCPQPMIGRYVTVYLPKTGSLHLCEVEVNVLFPAPC, encoded by the exons ATGAAGGTGAGAATGATTATAGTACTTTTTCTAATCTTGGCCATTTCAACCCTCAAGTCAGATTCAGCTGACGTTCCTGATGGATTCATACAAG agaATGTGGCTTTACGTGGGAAGGCCACTCAGTCGGATATTctgaaagggggagggacacCATTCAGCCTGCCTGGCAATGCCATTGATGGAAACCGAGATTCTGACTTCTACCATGGATCCTGCACCCACACCTCGGGAGGGGCCAACCCCTGGTGGAGGGTGGACCTGCTGCAGGTGTACACAATCACCTCCGTCACCATCACCAACAGAGGAGACTGCTGTGGAGAAAGGATCAGTGGAGCTCGCATCCTCATCGGCAAACACCTGAAGAACAACGGAATCAATAATCCACA gtgcagtgtgATTGGCTTTATGGCAGCAGGAGAGACTAGAACCTTCCACTGTCCGCAGCCAATGATTGGACGCTACGTCACAGTGTACCTCCCAAAAACAGGATCCCTTCACCTCTGTGAAGTGGAagtgaatgttttatttcctgCCCCTTGTTAA